One genomic window of Thalassoroseus pseudoceratinae includes the following:
- a CDS encoding sigma-70 family RNA polymerase sigma factor → MHFEDGQQALIERAEAVGQLTFQEIDAYLPDEGGDPTLVDQLVLACEEAGLELIDSPEPTPPAPPVSEADAARAEAADARRMKSLLPPETAALSSRDPIRMYLSQMGNIPLLSREREIFLAKQIEITRKRFRRKVMESDFALKQAIDILDKVACGELPFERTLRTSETENVQKEQILGRMPHNLKTLKQLMKLNEEDYAIVTSADCSDEEKNVAAERMTIRRRKMCTLCEELSVRTQRLQPIKKKMEQVSDRIGELQRQITSLRAHRRGASEAEILQRELDDYETMTLESADDFQARMREVGRRYQAWTEAKQQLSGGNLRLVVSIAKKYRNRGLSFLDLIQEGNAGLMRGVEKYEYRRGYKFSTYATWWIRQAITRAVADHARTIRIPVHMFQSISTLKAKAEAIRQETGRDPNMEELADAVGLTVEETERIMKTWKHPISLDTPVGESEDSSFGDFLEDSSEGSPADSAMHQMLRDKIEHVLRSLTYREREIIRLRYGLGDGYSYTLEETGRIFKVTRERIRQIESKALKKLQHHTRSDHLRGFVDQDAEFEEEFESADELETVGA, encoded by the coding sequence GTGCATTTTGAAGACGGCCAGCAGGCATTAATTGAGCGTGCAGAAGCGGTCGGTCAGTTGACATTTCAGGAGATCGACGCGTATCTCCCAGACGAGGGGGGCGATCCGACGTTGGTGGATCAATTGGTTCTGGCTTGTGAAGAAGCCGGGCTGGAATTGATCGACTCGCCGGAACCGACTCCACCAGCCCCACCGGTCAGCGAAGCCGATGCGGCTCGTGCCGAGGCGGCTGACGCCCGACGGATGAAATCACTGCTGCCTCCGGAGACTGCAGCGCTTTCGTCCCGTGATCCGATCCGCATGTACCTGAGCCAAATGGGCAACATTCCGTTGCTCTCCCGCGAACGGGAAATTTTCCTGGCCAAGCAAATCGAAATCACCCGAAAGCGTTTCCGACGCAAAGTGATGGAGTCGGACTTCGCTCTCAAGCAAGCCATCGACATCCTCGATAAAGTCGCTTGCGGCGAGTTGCCCTTCGAACGGACGCTACGAACCAGCGAAACTGAAAACGTTCAGAAGGAACAAATCCTCGGTCGGATGCCGCACAATCTGAAAACGTTGAAGCAGCTGATGAAGCTCAACGAAGAAGATTACGCGATTGTGACATCGGCGGACTGCAGCGACGAAGAGAAGAACGTCGCCGCCGAACGGATGACGATTCGTCGTCGTAAGATGTGTACGCTGTGCGAAGAACTTTCTGTTCGTACACAACGTTTGCAACCGATCAAGAAAAAGATGGAACAGGTCTCCGATCGCATCGGTGAACTGCAACGTCAGATCACAAGTTTGCGAGCCCACCGTCGTGGTGCTTCCGAAGCGGAAATCCTTCAACGCGAACTCGATGATTACGAAACGATGACGTTGGAATCCGCCGACGATTTCCAAGCCCGCATGCGGGAAGTCGGACGGCGTTACCAAGCCTGGACCGAAGCCAAGCAACAACTTTCCGGTGGCAACCTGCGATTGGTGGTTTCGATCGCCAAGAAATATCGTAACCGTGGTTTGTCCTTCCTCGACCTCATTCAAGAAGGCAACGCCGGCTTGATGCGGGGCGTCGAAAAGTACGAATACCGTCGCGGCTACAAGTTCAGCACCTATGCAACTTGGTGGATTCGCCAGGCCATCACGCGAGCCGTCGCCGACCATGCCCGGACCATCCGAATTCCGGTCCACATGTTCCAAAGCATTTCGACTTTGAAAGCCAAAGCCGAAGCGATTCGTCAAGAAACCGGTCGTGATCCCAACATGGAAGAACTGGCGGATGCCGTCGGTTTGACCGTCGAGGAAACCGAACGGATCATGAAGACCTGGAAGCATCCGATCAGCTTGGATACGCCGGTCGGCGAAAGTGAAGATTCCAGCTTCGGTGATTTCCTCGAAGACTCCAGCGAAGGCAGCCCCGCCGATTCCGCGATGCATCAAATGCTGCGGGACAAAATCGAGCATGTCCTTCGTAGTCTGACCTACCGCGAACGCGAAATCATTCGTTTGCGTTACGGTCTTGGCGACGGGTACAGCTACACGCTGGAAGAAACCGGTCGTATCTTCAAAGTGACTCGCGAACGGATTCGGCAGATCGAATCCAAAGCCCTGAAGAAGTTGCAGCACCACACCCGATCCGACCACTTGCGTGGATTCGTCGATCAGGACGCTGAATTCGAAGAAGAATTCGAATCAGCAGACGAGCTGGAAACCGTGGGCGCCTGA
- a CDS encoding DMT family transporter, with the protein MNWTPTNRPQPMTWSASAVTLLTAAFWGGTAVAVTFSIDDVPAIMAAGIRFFLASVFMFFWCQGQRVSLKLTKHGWKVATWMGVLLFLQIGTFHWGIRQTSASHATVLINTFVFWIAGIEHFILRSQRLDSSRLTGLACAAAGGLIILVAGTPDSQHTVKDPVTLTGDLFLLASSVILAVKVIYTKHAVMNAEPTAVMFWHDIIGAMLFFVCSPLVENVHLPSLIEAVQNPVTLTALLYQGVVVGGFCFGVQAVLLTRYTAAQVAIYSVATPLFGIFFAYLFRGDPLSPWLILSGISVATGIAIINRAG; encoded by the coding sequence GTGAACTGGACACCCACCAACCGTCCGCAGCCAATGACGTGGTCCGCCTCAGCGGTCACACTCCTGACGGCTGCATTTTGGGGCGGGACCGCTGTCGCAGTGACGTTCTCAATCGATGACGTTCCGGCGATCATGGCGGCGGGGATTCGTTTCTTCCTGGCATCGGTCTTTATGTTCTTCTGGTGCCAGGGGCAACGGGTTTCTCTCAAGCTGACCAAACACGGCTGGAAAGTTGCCACCTGGATGGGGGTTTTGCTGTTCTTGCAGATCGGAACGTTTCACTGGGGTATTCGCCAGACCAGTGCCTCCCATGCAACGGTGCTCATCAATACATTTGTGTTCTGGATCGCAGGAATTGAACATTTTATCTTGCGATCGCAGCGTTTGGATTCTTCGCGACTGACGGGTCTTGCCTGCGCAGCGGCCGGTGGTTTGATCATTCTCGTTGCCGGCACGCCCGACTCCCAACATACGGTGAAAGACCCGGTGACGCTCACCGGCGATTTGTTCCTATTGGCGAGTTCTGTCATCCTCGCCGTGAAGGTGATCTACACAAAACACGCCGTGATGAATGCCGAGCCGACCGCCGTGATGTTTTGGCATGACATCATCGGGGCGATGCTCTTTTTTGTTTGTAGCCCGCTGGTCGAGAATGTCCATCTGCCGAGCTTGATCGAAGCGGTCCAAAACCCGGTGACGCTGACGGCGTTGCTTTATCAGGGCGTGGTCGTGGGCGGATTCTGTTTCGGCGTGCAAGCGGTGTTGCTCACTCGTTACACGGCTGCTCAAGTCGCAATTTACAGCGTGGCAACACCGTTGTTTGGAATATTCTTCGCTTACCTATTCCGAGGCGACCCGCTCTCGCCATGGCTAATTCTCTCCGGTATCTCCGTCGCCACCGGCATCGCCATCATCAACCGCGCCGGGTGA
- a CDS encoding gamma-glutamylcyclotransferase family protein — MRTDASTFVFVYGTLKRGFCRASALANQQFLGDAQTVPKYRLVNCGDYPGLLASEPGKSIRGELYAVDVYCLQRLDDIEAVNEDLYRRGPIELESPYHQTPVVAYFYNQDTTNMPECGTSWE; from the coding sequence ATGCGTACCGACGCCTCCACATTTGTGTTCGTCTACGGCACCCTCAAACGTGGGTTCTGCCGGGCGTCGGCATTGGCAAATCAGCAGTTCCTTGGGGACGCCCAAACGGTGCCAAAATATCGGCTGGTCAATTGTGGTGATTACCCAGGGTTGTTGGCGTCGGAGCCGGGAAAGTCCATTCGAGGCGAACTCTATGCCGTCGATGTATATTGCCTGCAACGGCTTGATGACATTGAGGCCGTCAACGAAGACTTGTACCGACGCGGGCCGATCGAATTAGAGTCGCCCTATCATCAAACCCCGGTTGTGGCGTATTTTTACAATCAGGACACAACCAACATGCCCGAATGCGGAACGTCGTGGGAGTAG
- a CDS encoding HTTM domain-containing protein, with amino-acid sequence MNSTASTSELHWTKRLFQPIDIGMLVYLRIAFGAVMVWEAYRYLSYNWFFTQFQNSGFYFKYFGFSWIHAWSGDGMRIHFIIWGILAAMIALGLCYRIATILFFFVFTYVFLLDQTTYLNHFYLISTLSFLMIFLPMHRAGSLDVLLRPQLRTTRVPAWTLWLLRFQIAVPYFFGGVAKINPDWLRGEPIRYWLAEHFGGPVSEPVVYAFAWGGMLFDLLIVPALLWKPTRIPAFVAAIAFHLTNDTLFHIGVFPWLMMAASVVFLPSDWLAISDETEQSQKSTWPIPSPSRQRWILASLAVWVGVQCLVPLRHWLYPGNVSWTEEGHRFAWHMKLRDKSADSLTLKVPTESGLLLEWELAPQWNPELGYPEFQLVMTATDVTGETVTDPPNVDVDVTSHQLRSAATKPDMLLQLAGYLADRVRDAGEEPTGVFADSMVSLNGRIPQPLVDPNFNLLKAPRNLWHAEWIRPLTVPLPSPKRR; translated from the coding sequence ATGAATTCAACCGCATCGACGAGCGAACTGCATTGGACCAAGCGACTGTTCCAACCGATCGATATTGGCATGCTCGTCTATTTACGAATTGCGTTCGGTGCGGTGATGGTGTGGGAAGCCTATCGCTATCTGAGTTACAACTGGTTCTTTACTCAGTTTCAAAACTCGGGGTTCTACTTTAAGTATTTCGGGTTCTCGTGGATCCACGCTTGGTCGGGCGATGGCATGCGGATTCACTTCATCATTTGGGGCATCCTGGCGGCGATGATCGCCCTGGGGCTGTGTTATCGAATAGCGACCATTCTGTTCTTTTTCGTGTTTACGTATGTGTTCCTACTCGATCAAACGACGTACCTTAATCACTTCTATTTGATCAGTACGCTGAGTTTCTTGATGATCTTTCTTCCAATGCACCGAGCCGGTTCGTTGGATGTCCTGCTGCGTCCTCAACTGCGAACAACCCGTGTTCCGGCTTGGACGCTCTGGTTGCTCCGCTTTCAGATTGCCGTGCCGTACTTCTTTGGTGGGGTGGCAAAGATCAATCCGGATTGGCTGCGGGGAGAACCGATTCGGTACTGGTTGGCAGAACACTTTGGTGGTCCGGTGTCCGAACCGGTCGTCTATGCGTTTGCGTGGGGCGGGATGCTTTTTGACTTGCTCATCGTGCCGGCATTGCTGTGGAAGCCAACCCGGATTCCCGCATTTGTTGCCGCGATTGCATTTCATTTGACGAACGATACGTTATTCCACATCGGCGTCTTTCCTTGGCTGATGATGGCCGCCTCCGTTGTCTTTTTGCCATCCGACTGGCTTGCGATTTCTGACGAGACCGAGCAATCCCAGAAATCCACATGGCCGATTCCATCACCGAGTCGGCAGCGATGGATTCTGGCCTCACTTGCGGTTTGGGTCGGCGTGCAGTGTTTGGTGCCGTTGCGTCATTGGTTGTATCCTGGCAATGTCAGTTGGACCGAGGAAGGGCATCGGTTCGCGTGGCATATGAAACTGCGGGACAAGTCCGCCGATTCGCTCACGCTCAAAGTGCCGACCGAATCGGGCTTGCTGTTGGAATGGGAACTCGCACCGCAATGGAATCCGGAATTGGGATATCCGGAATTCCAACTCGTCATGACCGCCACCGATGTCACCGGAGAAACCGTCACCGATCCACCAAACGTGGACGTGGATGTGACAAGTCATCAACTGCGCTCAGCCGCCACCAAACCGGATATGCTCTTGCAATTGGCGGGGTATCTTGCGGATCGAGTTCGCGACGCTGGCGAGGAACCGACGGGCGTGTTTGCCGACTCGATGGTGTCGCTCAACGGACGAATCCCGCAACCGCTGGTCGATCCGAACTTCAATCTCCTGAAAGCCCCCCGCAACCTGTGGCATGCGGAGTGGATTCGTCCGCTGACCGTGCCGTTGCCATCACCGAAGCGACGATGA
- a CDS encoding sugar phosphate isomerase/epimerase family protein encodes MRLGLINSAWAQAGRDAKWGIQKTKEIGFDSIDIFTDPLDIDVRERCLIKRECDRVELPIVSICCVAVGLIDFNPSVRRFHLERVKAYLDLAYEYEAENVLLVLGEYIWNREVIPPPEQWQAGVDGCRELADYAADRDLKIALELEPFPLSLLNDVDSMKRFLNDVNHPACQANIDVSHLVLSGVEPNELEKLRGQAIHVHISDCDGQVHGDLPPGRGVVDFPPYLEAIKSLEIDGCISIELEYSPDPDRIEEWVTEAYRETDRLMQAAGLRTPSSSLR; translated from the coding sequence ATGCGGCTCGGACTGATCAACTCCGCTTGGGCTCAAGCCGGGCGGGATGCGAAGTGGGGGATTCAGAAGACGAAGGAAATTGGGTTCGATTCGATCGACATCTTCACCGATCCGCTGGATATCGATGTCCGCGAACGGTGTCTTATCAAACGGGAGTGCGACCGAGTCGAGTTGCCGATTGTTTCGATCTGCTGTGTCGCGGTCGGTTTGATTGATTTCAATCCGAGTGTGCGGCGGTTTCACTTAGAGCGTGTGAAAGCCTATCTCGATTTGGCCTACGAGTACGAAGCCGAGAATGTGCTGCTTGTGCTGGGGGAATACATCTGGAATCGCGAAGTCATTCCGCCACCGGAGCAATGGCAAGCCGGTGTGGACGGCTGCCGAGAACTCGCGGACTATGCGGCCGATCGGGATCTGAAAATTGCGTTGGAACTCGAACCGTTTCCGTTGTCGCTGCTGAATGATGTCGACAGCATGAAACGGTTTCTCAACGACGTGAATCACCCGGCGTGTCAGGCAAATATCGATGTCTCGCATTTGGTGTTGAGTGGCGTGGAACCGAACGAGTTGGAAAAACTGCGAGGGCAAGCTATTCACGTTCATATCTCGGATTGCGACGGTCAGGTGCACGGCGATTTGCCGCCGGGGCGTGGCGTTGTCGACTTTCCGCCGTATTTGGAAGCCATCAAGAGTTTGGAAATCGACGGCTGTATTTCGATCGAACTCGAGTATTCCCCCGATCCCGACCGAATCGAAGAATGGGTCACCGAGGCGTACCGGGAGACCGATCGACTGATGCAAGCGGCCGGGTTGCGGACACCATCATCGTCGCTTCGGTGA
- a CDS encoding TIGR02996 domain-containing protein produces the protein MSAVANESFLRAILEDPKNDLPRLAYADWLDEQGDPRGELIRVQCELSPLTEEDERFRPLYKREQALLKLYKNEWLGPLADWVQNAQFSRGFVENITLGANQFLERKQQIFSLTPIRGLKLTGMTTTHVTKFRTAPECSRLRDLTLNIRKMTDLRWEKLITAPRLASLKKLQINWMGMDMHHLNSLTELSARGLQEFDFAFRERCWPWTFWDWGVLFRSGVLSNLRSTGIHVNDLKHDFIQGVLSSTRFPYLQSLTVDHPYFGYGYETRRKRKAFQWLGDHPRFRELRSLNLSLRGLTSSRSIVSLLFPQPDAMQTERLQLAVAPMNADDANRIAQMSRLTTLRLEHGKLGDEGVSILANSERLQNLRVLSLVDNELTDKSARTILESPYWNDLVILDLSRNALSKETKKALRKRFGTGVCKFGRS, from the coding sequence ATGTCCGCCGTGGCCAATGAGTCATTTTTGCGAGCAATCTTGGAAGATCCCAAAAACGATCTGCCGCGATTGGCGTATGCGGATTGGCTCGATGAACAAGGTGATCCGCGAGGTGAGTTGATCCGCGTCCAGTGCGAATTGTCTCCTCTGACAGAAGAAGACGAGCGGTTTCGCCCACTCTACAAACGTGAACAAGCATTGCTCAAACTGTATAAGAATGAGTGGCTGGGACCGCTTGCGGATTGGGTTCAGAATGCGCAGTTCTCGCGTGGATTTGTGGAAAACATCACACTGGGAGCCAATCAATTCTTGGAACGAAAGCAGCAGATTTTCTCACTGACTCCCATTCGCGGATTGAAACTCACAGGCATGACGACAACGCACGTGACAAAGTTTCGAACCGCTCCAGAGTGCAGCCGTCTACGAGACCTAACGCTTAACATTCGCAAGATGACCGACCTCCGTTGGGAGAAGCTCATCACCGCGCCCAGGCTAGCGTCTCTCAAGAAACTACAGATCAACTGGATGGGCATGGACATGCACCACCTGAATTCCCTCACAGAACTTTCGGCACGTGGCTTACAAGAATTCGATTTTGCATTCCGCGAACGATGTTGGCCGTGGACGTTCTGGGACTGGGGCGTTTTGTTTCGTAGTGGTGTTCTTTCGAACCTGCGTTCGACAGGAATCCACGTTAACGACCTTAAACACGATTTTATCCAAGGCGTCCTGTCATCGACACGTTTCCCCTACTTGCAGAGTTTGACTGTCGATCACCCGTATTTCGGGTACGGCTACGAAACCCGTCGAAAGCGAAAGGCGTTCCAGTGGTTGGGGGATCATCCGCGGTTCCGGGAACTACGATCGCTGAACCTCTCACTTCGCGGCCTAACCTCAAGCCGTTCGATTGTTTCACTCCTGTTTCCACAACCAGACGCTATGCAGACGGAGCGTTTGCAGCTTGCCGTCGCACCAATGAACGCTGACGATGCCAACCGGATCGCTCAGATGTCGCGTTTGACGACGCTACGACTTGAACACGGCAAACTCGGAGACGAGGGTGTATCGATCTTGGCAAACTCGGAGCGTCTACAGAATTTGCGAGTGTTGAGTTTGGTCGACAACGAACTGACCGACAAATCAGCCCGGACGATCTTAGAGTCTCCCTATTGGAACGATTTGGTCATCCTGGATCTGTCAAGAAATGCGTTGAGCAAAGAAACCAAGAAAGCACTGCGAAAGCGGTTTGGGACAGGTGTGTGCAAATTCGGCCGTAGTTAG